The Alnus glutinosa chromosome 7, dhAlnGlut1.1, whole genome shotgun sequence genome includes a region encoding these proteins:
- the LOC133873168 gene encoding probable histone H2B.3, with translation MAPTKADKKPAEKKPVAEKAPAEKKPRAEKKLSKEGGGGDMKKKKKTKRSTETYKIYIFKVLKQVHPDIGISSKAMGIMNSFINDIFEKLGQESSRLARYNKKPTITSREIQTAVRLVLPGELAKHAVSEGTKAVTKFTSS, from the coding sequence CGATAAGAAGCCGGCGGAGAAGAAGCCGGTGGCGGAGAAAGCTCCGGCGGAGAAGAAGCCCAGAGCGGAGAAGAAGCTCTCAAAGGAAGGCGGTGGGGGCgacatgaagaagaagaagaagacgaagaggAGCACCGAGACGTACAAGATCTACATCTTCAAGGTGCTGAAGCAGGTGCACCCGGACATCGGGATCTCCAGCAAGGCGATGGGCATTATGAACAGCTTCATCAACGACATCTTCGAGAAGCTCGGCCAGGAGTCCTCCAGGCTCGCGCGCTACAACAAGAAGCCCACCATTACCTCCCGGGAGATCCAGACCGCCGTCCGCTTGGTGCTTCCCGGTGAGCTCGCCAAGCACGCCGTGTCCGAGGGCACCAAGGCCGTCACCAAGTTTACGAGCTCCTGA